The Ranitomeya variabilis isolate aRanVar5 chromosome 7, aRanVar5.hap1, whole genome shotgun sequence genome includes a window with the following:
- the LOC143784347 gene encoding uncharacterized protein LOC143784347 encodes CPNSPQTVTQNKSHRSVDNKKAPTRKKPFSCSECGKCFNVKSILVKHERVHTGEKPFSCSECGKCFKDKSYLVKHERVHTGENPFSCSECGKCFTQKSTLVGHERVHTGEKPFSCSECGKCFKHESALVTHVRFHTGERPFSCSECGKCFTQKSTLVGHERVHTGEKPYSCSECGKCFKNESSLVTHVRFHTGERPFSCSECGKCFTQKSTLVTHERVHTGVKPFSCSECGKCFKDKSTLVTHEKFHTGERPFSCSECGKCFTEKSHLVTHERVHTGEKPFSCSECGKCFKDKSHLVRHERVHTGEKPFSCSECGKCFSAKSNLVTHERIHTGEKLFS; translated from the coding sequence TGTCCTAATTCTCCACAGACAGTTACACAAAATAAAAGTCACAGAAGTGTGGATAATAAAAAAGCTCCCACAAggaagaagccgttttcatgttccgaatgtgggaaatgttttaatgtaAAATCAATTCTTGTTAaacatgagagagttcacacaggagagaagccattttcatgttcggaatgtgggaaatgttttaaagataaatcatatcttgttaaacatgagagagttcacacaggcgagaatccattttcatgttcagaatgtggaaaatgttttactcaaaaatcaactcttgttggacatgagagagttcacacaggcgagaagccattttcatgttcagaatgtggaaaatgttttaaacacGAATCTGCACTTGTTACACATGTGAGATTTCACACAGGAGagaggccattttcatgttcagaatgtggaaaatgttttactcaaaaatcaactcttgttggacatgagagagttcacacaggcgagaagccatattcatgttcagaatgtggaaaatgttttaaaaacgAATCTTCACTTGTTACACATGTGAGATTTCACACAGGAGagaggccattttcatgttcagaatgtggaaaatgttttactcaaaaatcaactcttgttacacatgagagagttcacacaggagtgaaaccattttcatgttcagaatgtgggaaatgttttaaagacaAATCtactcttgttacacatgagaaatttcacacaggagagaggccattttcatgttcagaatgtggaaaatgttttactgaaaaatcacatcttgttacacatgagagagttcacacaggagagaagccattttcatgttcggaatgtggaaaatgttttaaagataaatcacatcttgttagacatgagagagttcacacaggagagaagccattttcatgttcagaatgtgggaaatgtttttctgcaAAATCtaatcttgttacacatgagagaattcacacaggagagaagctatTTTCATGA